GGTGGTCCTTTTCGTTGGAAAAGTAAATCATATCATCGGACAATCTGTGTAGTTCAGGAATTGCAGTTTCAAAGAGAAAGGCGCTTGGAATAGCCAATTGTGACATTAGTTCCGACAAATGCCCACCGATTGGCTTGTCCATCTCCAATCTTTTTAACAGCAAATGTTCTAATGAGGGTAGTTTGTATTGTGGAGTTACGTCAGGGTTGATTCCTTCAGTTAAACGATACCTTTTATCTACCAATTGAAACTTTATCAGTTCCATGACAGCGGTGGAAGAATGGAAAAACGAGGGCGAGTTGGGAGCACCTATTGAAGAGATCATGGAGGAAGGATAGCCGAGCTCATTTAAAGATTCAACAATGGATCTTTCAGAGAAACCGTGCTCGGGAACAAACTTTTGTAGAGCTAGTGACAATACTTTATACTGGGGTGATTCTTTTCCATAAGTTAAAGGTTTAATATGAATTGGTTTAACATGTTCGATAGGGTTCGAATGATATAAACGAAAGAATTTACAGCCCGTTCTGGCAGTATTGCGACAAAGCATGATTTATAATGTGGTAAAGACTCTGTTATctctttccaaattggggTGAAGTACCTTATGTAGgcccaaaaaaaaaaaaaccccgtattattgtttcttactattgttattgctaTTTTTCTTCCGCCTAATATAGTccgaaaaggaaaggaTATGTCATGGCAACTGTAGTCAGTATACTACTGTATAGGTGAATGGATTAGTTAATGGACTATTAGGTCAACCATTACGAAGGGGGTGGGGTTagtatttttgtatttaCAGATATTGAGATATCATacataagaaaaaaattataataaCGGTAGAAAACGCATATATTTATAAGATGAAAGTTGGGCATGGCCTCCCGATAATCATTGTCTCTTGATTGTATGGTACCTTTTACCTCTGAACCCGGCAATATACATGTTAAATTGATAAACTTCTTGAGGATTCATGTCATTTAATTCCCACTTCGTACTTCCAAATACGTTTCTGACGGGCTCCATTAAGACATCCATTTCCTTACCGTATTTGGATTTGACAAGATTTATGTCGTCCGTTAGGTCTTTCTTATTGAAACCCGTTGTGAAGATAGCACATTTTGTTTCCAGTAATGCCTTCATAGTTTCACCCATCCATGAACCGTGAGATTCTGGAGATGCGTAGCCTGGATGGAAAGTAAAAAAGACATCCATGTATGGATCGTATGGGAAAAAATCTTGAGCCTCATGGAATACTTCGAAAAAGTTTGTACGATAAATGAATTTCAGAGTCTCGTCTACTCTTTGTACTACCGGCGTAGTAGACTTGACGTACTCCTGTTTATCCCTTTTATACAGGCATTCGGGTCCAATGAAATGTATTTCGAAACTCTGCTCtgggaaaagaaactggaGCTGTTTCCAAACGTGGCCCGGCAATTGAGCTTCAGCACGTGCACCTAGGATGAAAATTCTCATAGCACGGTTCTTAGTTGTGGTTGGTAAAGATCTATTCTCCAACGGATATAAAGTATACCTGAGAGCAGCCAGAGATTTTAGACCTTCTAAGGTGATAGGCCCCTTTGGGTTCAATGAATACGGGGAAAATTTGTGCAGCAAAGACCCAATCGTAATTGGATAGCTTAGCATCTTTGTGACTGCGGCTAATTGGAACTCTGTATCCATGGAATAGAATGATCTTGTGTAGAAAAACAAATCCCAGTTTGTTAGGTTAACGGCCTTGTCGTAGCCTTGCTGTTGGGGAAAATCAAACTCCGGGAAGGGTCTACCGCTTCTTAAGTCATGCTCATAAATATTAACTTTTTTCAGgatttcatattttttagaatCGTGATATGCTTTATCCATCTCCCAAGCCTCTCGTGAGTGATGAGTCGGAATTCCTGACAGAGGACAAGTGTAGTTAATATCTTTGCCGGTAACAGGGCAGTGTGCTAGCGTTCTAATCTTGGCGGCCCTTTCACGCAAGTCCACTGAGGGAGACTGATCCCATGGATGGAATCTGTTCTCCGGAGTAGGATCTTCTGGAGAGGGAGGAGGATCCAATCCAAGGGCGTTCCTAACGAACCCCATGAGGTGACGACGTGTTTGGTGAGAGACAACTAGCCTGTTGTGTGGCGACTTCCTTAGCAGATGGAAATATAGCTGAGTAGCACCCGAAGGAGCATATAGCACGGTCATAGTTCTGGAAGTACAAGTTTGCCAAACTACTTTAAGTCCACCTTCGCAATATCTACAGTGTTCTGCGCTTATAAAGTGTAAAAAAACTACAACCAAAGGCCCGCCCTTAGTAGTTGACCAAATATCTACTATTGTCTCTTGTCAGACTCCTTTGGATTATTTTCTTCGAGCCGCTTTTTCGTAGCGCATGATAAAAAGAGCCCTTTCCCCATACTGCACACTTAAGTGAATGCCAAATATAATATCAAGAGCGAAAGGCGGTTGAGTTCCAGCCAAGACGAGCACACACGACACCAGAACGAGATAAACATGCTAGGAAGGGCATTGCGACCTGGGTGGCTGGGCATTACTAGGACGGTGGTTAAGAAACCAAGTTGCGGGTCCTACTTTAACAGAACCTTTCAAACAGCAATTAACACTACAATGCCTCCCATGCAAGAGGGCATGCTGAGtacaatgatgatgatgacggCTACGGCAACAAGGATCACTGGCACAGTCAGTGAGCCATTAAACGGTTCAAATATAGTGATGCAACTCGATTCAGTGATgagaaagaggaaaaaaaagatgaagaaacaCAAACTGcggaaaagaagaaagaggGAGAAGGcagaaagaagaaagctATCTCAGGGTAGATAATAGGGCTGTAAAAACCTCTCACATGTTTTTCTCTGCTGTTTTTCCTTCCCTATTCTTcatattttgatattatttCATGTATATATTATGTTTGTATT
Above is a genomic segment from Saccharomyces cerevisiae S288C chromosome XII, complete sequence containing:
- the COQ9 gene encoding ubiquinone biosynthesis protein COQ9 (Protein required for ubiquinone biosynthesis and respiratory growth; localizes to matrix face of mitochondrial inner membrane in a large complex with ubiquinone biosynthetic enzymes; ubiquinone is also known as coenzyme Q; human homolog COQ9 can complement yeast coq9 null mutant), which produces MLCRNTARTGCKFFRLYHSNPIEHVKPIHIKPLTYGKESPQYKVLSLALQKFVPEHGFSERSIVESLNELGYPSSMISSIGAPNSPSFFHSSTAVMELIKFQLVDKRYRLTEGINPDVTPQYKLPSLEHLLLKRLEMDKPIGGHLSELMSQLAIPSAFLFETAIPELHRLSDDMIYFSNEKDHHDSAWYAKRLAVSSTYIGSKLFMAQDKSHNYKETFTFAKDKLHRVMRLGEYYNNTEEFAWYTLMSTVNLIKSQLVRG
- the MSS51 gene encoding Mss51p (Specific translational activator for the mitochondrial COX1 mRNA; loosely associated with the matrix face of the mitochondrial inner membrane; localizes to vacuole membrane in response to H2O2; influences both COX1 mRNA translation and Cox1p assembly into cytochrome c oxidase; binds to heme B, which may be a mechanism for sensing oxygen levels in order to regulate cytochrome c oxidase biogenesis) — encoded protein: MTVLYAPSGATQLYFHLLRKSPHNRLVVSHQTRRHLMGFVRNALGLDPPPSPEDPTPENRFHPWDQSPSVDLRERAAKIRTLAHCPVTGKDINYTCPLSGIPTHHSREAWEMDKAYHDSKKYEILKKVNIYEHDLRSGRPFPEFDFPQQQGYDKAVNLTNWDLFFYTRSFYSMDTEFQLAAVTKMLSYPITIGSLLHKFSPYSLNPKGPITLEGLKSLAALRYTLYPLENRSLPTTTKNRAMRIFILGARAEAQLPGHVWKQLQFLFPEQSFEIHFIGPECLYKRDKQEYVKSTTPVVQRVDETLKFIYRTNFFEVFHEAQDFFPYDPYMDVFFTFHPGYASPESHGSWMGETMKALLETKCAIFTTGFNKKDLTDDINLVKSKYGKEMDVLMEPVRNVFGSTKWELNDMNPQEVYQFNMYIAGFRGKRYHTIKRQ
- the QRI5 gene encoding mitochondrial 37S ribosomal protein mS38 QRI5 (Mitochondrial inner membrane protein; required for accumulation of spliced COX1 mRNA; may have an additional role in translation of COX1 mRNA), with the protein product MLGRALRPGWLGITRTVVKKPSCGSYFNRTFQTAINTTMPPMQEGMLSTMMMMTATATRITGTVSEPLNGSNIVMQLDSVMRKRKKKMKKHKLRKRRKREKAERRKLSQGR